Proteins encoded together in one Kitasatospora albolonga window:
- a CDS encoding peptidase M16, producing MPMGHTATAQAGSGGLTATEHRLANGLRVVLSEDHLTPVAAVCLWYDVGSRHEVKGRTGLAHLFEHLMFQGSGQVKGNGHFELVQGAGGSLNGTTSFERTNYFETMPTHQVELALWLEADRMGSLLAALDEESMENQRDVVKNERRQRYDNVPYGTAFEKLTALAYPEGHPYHHTPIGSMADLDAATLEDARAFFRTYYAPNNAVLSIVGDIDPEQTLAWVEKYFGSIPSHDGKQPPRDGTLPEIIGEQLREVVHEEVPARALMAAYRLPHDGTRACDAADLALTVLGGGESSRLHNRLVRRDRTAVAAGFGLLRLAGAPSLGWLDVKTSGGVEVETIEAAVDEELARFAAEGPTPEEMERAQAQLEREWLDRLGTVAGRADELCRYAVLFGDPQLALTAVGRVLDITADEVREAAAAALRPDNRAVLVYEPVEPAEADGTDGSDGAAGTDALEGADK from the coding sequence ATGCCCATGGGTCACACGGCCACCGCACAGGCCGGTTCCGGCGGCTTGACAGCGACCGAGCACCGCCTGGCCAACGGCCTGCGCGTGGTGCTCTCCGAGGACCATCTGACCCCGGTCGCCGCGGTCTGCCTCTGGTACGACGTCGGTTCGCGCCACGAGGTCAAGGGACGCACCGGCCTGGCTCACCTCTTCGAGCACCTGATGTTCCAGGGCTCGGGACAGGTCAAGGGGAACGGCCACTTCGAGCTCGTCCAGGGGGCCGGCGGCTCGCTCAACGGGACGACGAGCTTCGAGCGGACCAACTACTTCGAGACCATGCCCACCCATCAGGTGGAGCTGGCCCTCTGGCTGGAGGCCGACCGCATGGGCTCCCTCCTCGCCGCGCTCGACGAGGAGTCCATGGAGAACCAGCGCGACGTCGTCAAGAACGAACGGCGCCAGCGCTACGACAACGTGCCCTACGGCACCGCGTTCGAGAAGCTCACCGCCCTCGCCTACCCCGAGGGCCACCCGTACCACCACACCCCGATCGGCTCCATGGCCGACCTGGACGCGGCGACCCTGGAGGACGCCCGCGCGTTCTTCCGTACGTACTACGCGCCCAACAACGCGGTGCTCTCGATCGTCGGGGACATCGACCCCGAGCAGACCCTCGCCTGGGTCGAGAAGTACTTCGGCTCCATCCCGTCCCACGACGGCAAGCAGCCGCCGCGCGACGGCACCCTGCCCGAGATCATCGGCGAGCAGCTGCGCGAAGTGGTCCACGAGGAGGTTCCGGCGCGCGCCCTGATGGCCGCCTACCGCCTCCCGCACGACGGCACCCGCGCCTGCGACGCGGCCGACCTGGCGCTCACCGTGCTCGGCGGCGGCGAGTCCTCCCGGCTGCACAACCGCCTGGTCCGCCGCGACCGTACGGCGGTGGCGGCGGGCTTCGGGCTGCTGCGGCTCGCCGGGGCGCCTTCGCTGGGCTGGCTGGACGTGAAGACCTCCGGCGGGGTCGAGGTGGAGACGATCGAGGCCGCCGTCGACGAGGAGCTCGCCCGGTTCGCCGCCGAGGGCCCTACCCCGGAGGAAATGGAGCGCGCCCAGGCCCAGTTGGAGCGCGAGTGGCTGGACCGCCTCGGTACGGTCGCGGGCCGCGCCGACGAACTGTGCCGGTACGCGGTCCTGTTCGGCGACCCGCAGCTCGCCCTGACCGCCGTGGGACGCGTCCTGGACATCACCGCCGACGAGGTGCGCGAGGCGGCCGCCGCGGCCCTGCGCCCCGACAACCGGGCGGTGCTGGTCTACGAGCCCGTCGAGCCGGCCGAGGCCGACGGGACCGACGGCTCTGACGGGGCCGCGGGCACCGACGCGCTCGAGGGAGCGGACAAGTGA
- a CDS encoding GntR family transcriptional regulator, producing MRIPAHSVCTAIRDDIVSGVYERGSRLTEELLARRYGVSRVPVREALRTLESEGFVTTRRHAGACVAEPTEREAADLLELRMLLEPLGAARAAQRRTEAHLKVLRGLVRLGQERARRGEGEDLRSLGGWFHETLAQASGSPGLIALLTQLRHKIAWMYAVEQPARPAESWAEHGAIVDAVARGDAERARALTAQHAERAVGAHRLRRPDRSGRRAAPPPRVSSSQHGVNIAGVRH from the coding sequence ATGCGCATTCCCGCGCATTCGGTATGCACGGCAATCCGTGACGACATCGTCTCCGGTGTCTACGAGCGCGGCAGCCGCCTCACCGAGGAGCTGCTGGCACGGCGGTACGGGGTCTCCCGCGTCCCGGTCCGCGAGGCGCTGCGCACCCTGGAGTCCGAGGGCTTCGTCACCACCCGCAGGCACGCCGGGGCCTGTGTCGCCGAACCCACCGAACGGGAGGCGGCCGATCTGCTGGAGCTGCGGATGCTCCTGGAGCCGCTCGGCGCGGCACGGGCCGCCCAGCGCCGTACGGAGGCCCACCTCAAGGTCCTGCGCGGGCTGGTCAGACTGGGCCAGGAGCGGGCCCGCAGAGGGGAGGGGGAGGATCTGCGGTCGCTGGGCGGCTGGTTCCACGAGACCCTCGCCCAGGCGTCCGGCAGCCCCGGCCTGATCGCCCTGCTCACCCAGCTCAGACACAAGATCGCCTGGATGTACGCGGTCGAGCAGCCTGCCCGCCCGGCCGAGTCCTGGGCCGAGCACGGCGCCATTGTGGACGCGGTGGCGCGCGGTGACGCGGAGCGGGCCAGGGCGCTGACCGCCCAGCACGCGGAACGGGCCGTCGGCGCCCACCGGCTGCGCCGCCCGGACCGCTCCGGCCGCCGCGCCGCGCCCCCGCCCCGGGTGAGTTCTTCGCAACACGGCGTAAACATCGCGGGTGTCCGC
- a CDS encoding cobalamin biosynthesis protein CobW has protein sequence MTPPRTPQIPVVVLAGFLGSGKTTLLNHLLRNREGTRIGVIVNDFGSIEIDAMTVAGQVGSTVSLGNGCLCCAVDASELDIFLETLTRPSARLDVIVIEASGLAEPQELVRMLLASENPHILYGGLVEVVDAAEFDATRERHPELDRHLAVADLVVLNKTDRVGEAERERLLRAVGALSGPAAVITAVHGRIDPELLFDPAMRPDGDERTRQLTFEDLLREEEGDGGHGDHLHAAYESVEFTSDVPMDPRRFIAFLDSRPEGLYRIKGFADFGAGDRDNRYALHAVGRFLRFVPQPWARGEQRLTQLVMIGSGIDAEALRAGLAACRTEPGTDTPDAERAMWGVLRYVQQEPDPVDVREGDVREGADVEEAAAEA, from the coding sequence TTGACCCCGCCCCGCACCCCGCAGATCCCGGTCGTCGTCCTGGCGGGCTTCCTCGGCTCCGGCAAGACCACCCTCCTGAACCACCTCCTCCGCAACCGCGAGGGCACCCGGATCGGCGTGATCGTCAACGACTTCGGGTCCATCGAGATCGACGCCATGACCGTCGCGGGGCAGGTCGGCTCGACGGTCTCCCTCGGCAACGGCTGCCTGTGCTGCGCGGTCGACGCGAGCGAACTCGACATCTTCCTGGAGACGCTCACCCGCCCCTCTGCCCGGCTGGACGTGATTGTCATCGAGGCGAGCGGCCTCGCCGAACCCCAGGAGCTCGTCCGGATGCTGCTGGCCAGTGAGAACCCGCACATCCTGTACGGCGGTCTGGTCGAGGTCGTCGACGCCGCCGAGTTCGACGCCACCCGGGAGCGCCACCCCGAGCTCGACCGGCATCTGGCCGTCGCCGACCTCGTCGTCCTGAACAAGACCGACCGGGTGGGAGAGGCCGAGCGGGAACGGCTGCTGAGGGCGGTCGGAGCGCTGAGCGGGCCCGCCGCCGTCATCACCGCCGTGCACGGCCGGATCGACCCCGAGCTGCTCTTCGACCCCGCGATGCGGCCGGACGGCGACGAGAGGACCCGTCAGCTCACCTTCGAGGACCTGCTGCGGGAGGAGGAGGGCGACGGCGGTCACGGGGACCATCTGCACGCGGCCTACGAGAGCGTCGAGTTCACCTCGGACGTCCCCATGGACCCGCGCCGCTTCATCGCGTTCCTGGACTCCCGGCCCGAGGGCCTCTACCGGATCAAGGGGTTCGCGGACTTCGGCGCGGGGGACCGGGACAACCGGTACGCGCTGCACGCGGTCGGCCGGTTCCTGCGCTTCGTGCCGCAGCCGTGGGCGCGGGGCGAACAGCGGCTCACCCAGCTCGTCATGATCGGCTCCGGGATCGACGCCGAGGCGCTGCGCGCCGGGCTCGCCGCCTGCCGCACGGAGCCCGGCACCGACACCCCGGACGCCGAACGCGCCATGTGGGGCGTGCTCCGGTACGTACAACAGGAACCGGACCCCGTGGACGTACGAGAAGGAGACGTACGCGAAGGGGCGGACGTGGAGGAAGCGGCCGCGGAGGCGTAA
- a CDS encoding peptidase M16, with the protein MEYHPQPTPGTARPWAFPAPERGALPNGLTVLRCHRPGQQVVAVEIFLDAPLDAEPEGLDGVATIMSRALSEGTDKHSAEEFAAELERCGATLDAHADHPGVRVSLEVPASRLAKALGLVAEALRAPAFAESEIERLVGNRLDEIPHEQANPSRRAAKQLSKELFPATARMSRPRLGTEETVRRIDVAAVRAFFDAHVRPATATAVIVGDLTGIDLDALLADTLGDWSGDPGQARPVPPITADDTGRVVIVDRPGAVQTQLLIGRIGADRHERVWPAQVLGTYCLGGTLTSRLDRVLREEKGYTYGVRAFAQVLRSSGPDAGGAAMLAISGSVDTESTGPALEDLWKVLRTLAAEGLTDAERETAVQNLVGVAPLKFETAASVASTLADQVEQHLPDDYQAQLYARLAETGTVEATAAVVSAFPVDRLVTVLVGDASRIEEPVKALGIGEVTVVSG; encoded by the coding sequence ATGGAGTACCACCCGCAGCCGACCCCGGGCACCGCCCGGCCGTGGGCCTTCCCCGCCCCCGAGCGCGGCGCCCTGCCCAACGGGCTGACCGTGCTGCGCTGCCACCGCCCCGGCCAGCAGGTCGTGGCCGTGGAGATCTTCCTGGACGCGCCGCTGGACGCCGAGCCCGAGGGCCTGGACGGCGTGGCCACGATCATGTCGCGCGCGCTCTCCGAGGGCACCGACAAGCACAGCGCCGAGGAGTTCGCCGCCGAGCTGGAGCGGTGCGGCGCCACCCTGGACGCGCACGCCGACCACCCCGGCGTCCGGGTCTCCCTGGAGGTCCCGGCCTCCCGGCTGGCCAAGGCGCTCGGCCTGGTCGCCGAGGCCCTGCGCGCCCCGGCCTTCGCCGAGAGCGAGATCGAGCGGCTCGTCGGCAACAGGCTGGACGAGATCCCGCACGAGCAGGCCAACCCGTCCCGGCGCGCCGCCAAGCAGCTCTCCAAGGAGCTGTTCCCGGCCACCGCCCGGATGTCCCGCCCCCGGCTGGGCACCGAGGAGACGGTGCGGCGGATCGACGTCGCCGCCGTGCGCGCCTTCTTCGACGCCCATGTCCGCCCGGCCACCGCGACGGCCGTGATCGTCGGCGACCTCACGGGCATCGACCTGGACGCCCTCCTCGCCGACACCCTCGGCGACTGGTCGGGCGACCCGGGCCAGGCCCGCCCGGTCCCGCCGATCACCGCCGACGACACCGGCCGCGTGGTCATCGTGGACCGCCCCGGCGCGGTCCAGACCCAGCTGCTGATCGGCCGCATCGGCGCCGACCGGCACGAGCGCGTCTGGCCCGCCCAGGTGCTCGGCACGTACTGCCTGGGCGGCACCCTCACCTCCCGGCTGGACCGGGTGCTGCGCGAGGAGAAGGGCTACACCTACGGCGTACGGGCCTTCGCCCAGGTCCTGCGCTCCTCCGGCCCCGACGCGGGCGGCGCGGCGATGCTCGCCATCAGCGGTTCTGTGGACACCGAGTCCACCGGCCCGGCGCTGGAGGACCTCTGGAAGGTCCTGCGGACACTGGCGGCCGAGGGGCTGACCGACGCCGAGCGCGAGACGGCCGTGCAGAACCTGGTGGGCGTCGCCCCGCTGAAGTTCGAGACGGCCGCCTCGGTCGCGAGCACCCTGGCCGACCAGGTCGAGCAGCACCTGCCCGACGACTACCAGGCCCAGCTGTACGCCCGCCTCGCCGAGACGGGCACCGTGGAGGCGACCGCGGCCGTGGTCAGCGCCTTCCCGGTGGACCGGCTGGTCACGGTCCTGGTGGGGGACGCGTCCCGGATCGAGGAGCCGGTGAAGGCGCTCGGCATCGGAGAGGTGACCGTCGTCAGCGGCTGA
- a CDS encoding DNA topoisomerase IV — MARRSTKTPPPDDFEEKILDIDVVDEMQGSFLEYAYSVIYSRALPDARDGMKPVHRRIVSQMNEMGLRPDRGYVKCARVVGEVMGKLHPHGDASIYDALVRMAQPFSMRLPLVDGHGNFGSLGNDDPPAAMRYTECRMADATSLMTEAIDEDTVDFQSNYDGQEREPVVLPAAYPNLLVNGVSGIAVGMATNMPPHNLGEVIAAARHLIKHPGADIETLMRFVPGPDLPTGGRIVGLTGIKDAYTSGRGTFKIRATVAVENVTPRRKGLVVTELPFTVGPEKVIAKIKDLVSAKKLQGIADVKDLTDRAHGLRLVIEVKNGFVPEAVLEQLYKLTPMEESFGINNVALVDGQPLTLGLKELLEVYLDHRFEVVRRRSEFRRTKRRDRLHLVEGLLVALLDIDEVIRIIRDSDNSAQAKERLMERFSLSETQTQYILDTPLRRLTRFDRIELESERDKLNSEIEALTAILESDAELRKLVSSELAAVAKKFGTDRRTVLLESAGSQIASVPLEVADDPCRVLLSSTGLLARTANAEPVEIAEDARRTKHDVIVSAVAATARGDVGAVTSTGRLLRLSVIDLPQLPDTHAEPNLSGGAMISEFLNLDPDEELICLTTLDDASPGLAIGTLQGVVKRVVPDYPANKDELEVIALKDGDRIVGATELRTGEEDLVFITSDAQLLRYPAASVRPQGRAAGGMAGVKLGAGAEVLSFTAVDPAADAAVFTVAGSHGTLDDSVLTSKLTPFDQYPRKGRATGGVRCQRFLKGEDVLVFAWAGATPARAAQRNGTPSQLPEPDPRRDGSGTPLLQPVAVIAGPPL, encoded by the coding sequence ATGGCCCGCCGTAGCACGAAGACCCCGCCGCCGGACGACTTCGAGGAGAAGATCCTCGACATCGACGTCGTCGACGAAATGCAGGGCTCCTTCCTCGAGTACGCGTACTCGGTGATCTACTCCAGGGCCCTGCCCGACGCCCGCGACGGCATGAAGCCGGTGCACCGGCGCATCGTGTCCCAGATGAACGAGATGGGACTGCGCCCCGACCGCGGCTATGTGAAGTGCGCGCGCGTCGTCGGCGAGGTCATGGGCAAGCTGCACCCCCACGGTGACGCGTCGATCTACGACGCCCTGGTGCGGATGGCGCAGCCCTTCTCGATGCGGCTGCCCCTGGTCGACGGCCACGGCAACTTCGGCTCGCTGGGCAACGACGACCCGCCGGCCGCCATGCGGTACACCGAGTGCCGGATGGCCGACGCCACCTCTCTGATGACGGAGGCGATCGACGAGGACACGGTCGACTTCCAGTCGAACTACGACGGCCAGGAGCGCGAGCCGGTCGTCCTCCCGGCCGCCTACCCCAACCTCCTGGTCAACGGCGTCTCGGGCATCGCGGTCGGTATGGCGACCAACATGCCCCCGCACAACCTGGGCGAGGTCATCGCCGCCGCCCGCCACCTGATCAAGCACCCGGGCGCCGACATCGAGACGCTGATGCGTTTCGTCCCCGGCCCCGACCTGCCGACCGGCGGCCGGATCGTCGGGCTCACCGGCATCAAGGACGCGTACACATCCGGCCGCGGCACGTTCAAGATCCGCGCGACCGTGGCCGTGGAGAACGTGACGCCCCGCCGCAAGGGCCTCGTCGTCACCGAACTGCCCTTCACCGTCGGCCCGGAGAAGGTGATCGCCAAGATCAAGGACCTGGTCTCGGCGAAGAAGCTCCAGGGCATCGCCGACGTCAAGGACCTCACCGACCGGGCGCACGGCCTGCGTCTGGTCATCGAGGTGAAGAACGGCTTCGTGCCGGAAGCGGTGCTGGAGCAGCTCTACAAGCTGACGCCGATGGAGGAGTCCTTCGGTATCAACAACGTGGCGCTGGTCGACGGCCAGCCGCTCACCCTGGGCCTCAAGGAGCTGCTGGAGGTCTATCTCGACCACCGCTTCGAGGTGGTGCGCCGGCGCAGCGAGTTCCGCCGCACCAAGCGCCGCGACCGGCTGCACCTGGTCGAGGGGCTGCTCGTCGCGCTCCTCGACATCGACGAGGTCATCCGGATCATCCGGGACAGCGACAACTCGGCGCAGGCGAAGGAGCGCCTGATGGAGCGCTTCTCGCTGAGCGAGACCCAGACGCAGTACATCCTGGACACCCCGCTGCGCCGCCTCACCCGCTTCGACCGGATCGAGCTGGAGAGCGAGCGCGACAAGCTCAACAGCGAGATCGAGGCGCTGACGGCGATCCTGGAGTCGGACGCGGAGCTGCGCAAGCTGGTCTCCTCGGAGCTGGCGGCGGTGGCGAAGAAGTTCGGCACGGACCGGCGCACGGTGCTGCTGGAGTCGGCGGGTTCGCAGATCGCCTCCGTACCGCTGGAGGTCGCCGACGACCCGTGCCGGGTGCTGCTCTCCTCGACGGGCCTGCTGGCCCGTACGGCCAACGCGGAGCCGGTGGAGATCGCCGAGGACGCCCGGCGGACCAAGCACGACGTGATCGTCTCGGCGGTCGCCGCGACGGCGCGCGGCGATGTGGGGGCGGTGACCTCCACCGGGCGGCTGCTGCGGCTCTCGGTGATCGACCTGCCGCAGCTTCCGGACACCCACGCGGAGCCCAACCTCTCGGGCGGGGCGATGATTTCGGAGTTCCTCAACCTGGACCCGGACGAGGAGCTGATCTGCCTCACCACGCTCGACGACGCCTCCCCCGGGCTGGCGATCGGGACGCTCCAGGGCGTGGTGAAGCGCGTCGTGCCGGACTATCCGGCCAACAAGGACGAGTTGGAGGTCATCGCCCTCAAGGACGGTGACCGCATCGTGGGCGCGACCGAGCTGCGTACGGGCGAGGAGGACCTGGTCTTCATCACCTCCGACGCCCAGCTCCTGCGCTACCCGGCGGCCTCGGTGCGTCCGCAGGGGCGGGCCGCCGGGGGCATGGCGGGCGTCAAGCTGGGGGCCGGGGCCGAGGTGCTGTCGTTCACGGCGGTGGACCCGGCGGCGGACGCGGCCGTGTTCACGGTGGCCGGTTCGCACGGCACGCTGGACGACTCGGTGCTGACGTCGAAGCTGACGCCGTTCGACCAGTATCCGCGCAAGGGCCGGGCGACCGGCGGGGTGCGCTGCCAGCGGTTCCTGAAGGGCGAGGACGTCCTGGTCTTCGCCTGGGCGGGCGCCACCCCGGCCCGCGCCGCGCAGCGGAACGGCACCCCGTCGCAGCTGCCGGAGCCGGACCCGCGCCGCGACGGCTCGGGCACTCCGCTGCTCCAGCCGGTGGCCGTGATCGCCGGACCGCCGCTGTAG
- a CDS encoding peptidase — protein sequence MAFTRATGKHRAPSRLTRRSARAAGVAALATTGVIGSLASPAAAADSGSPKATETGLTRTIALNATLAEQIEAQARAQEQRAEAVAKAEAEAAAAAKAKAEKAKAKARAKAEAERKAEARAKEIREEKARAARAAERTRLNSFHLPVAGSYVTTGYKSGGALWSSGSHSGVDFRAASGSSVVAVGAGTVVEAGWGGAYGNNIVLRMADGTYTQYGHLSSIGVSVGQSVTSGQQIGLSGSTGNSTGPHLHFEARTTPEYGSDMDPVGYLRSHGVNV from the coding sequence ATGGCGTTCACCCGTGCCACCGGGAAGCACCGTGCCCCGAGCCGCCTGACCCGCCGCAGCGCGCGGGCCGCCGGCGTCGCGGCCCTGGCCACCACCGGAGTCATCGGTTCCCTGGCCTCCCCGGCCGCGGCGGCGGACTCCGGGTCCCCCAAGGCCACCGAGACCGGACTCACCCGGACCATCGCCCTCAACGCCACGCTCGCCGAGCAGATCGAGGCCCAGGCCCGTGCGCAGGAGCAGCGGGCCGAGGCCGTCGCGAAGGCCGAGGCCGAGGCGGCCGCCGCGGCGAAGGCCAAGGCCGAGAAGGCGAAGGCCAAGGCCAGGGCGAAGGCGGAGGCCGAGCGCAAGGCCGAGGCCCGCGCGAAGGAGATCCGTGAGGAGAAGGCCCGGGCCGCCCGCGCCGCCGAGCGCACCCGCCTCAACTCCTTCCACCTCCCGGTCGCGGGCTCGTACGTCACCACCGGCTACAAGTCGGGCGGCGCGCTCTGGTCCTCCGGCAGCCACTCCGGCGTGGACTTCCGCGCGGCCTCCGGCAGCTCCGTCGTCGCGGTCGGCGCCGGTACGGTCGTCGAGGCGGGCTGGGGCGGCGCGTACGGCAACAACATCGTGCTCCGGATGGCGGACGGCACGTACACCCAGTACGGCCACCTCTCCTCGATCGGCGTCTCCGTCGGCCAGAGCGTCACCTCCGGCCAGCAGATCGGCCTCTCCGGCTCCACCGGCAACTCCACCGGCCCGCACCTCCACTTCGAGGCCCGGACCACCCCGGAGTACGGCTCGGACATGGACCCCGTCGGCTACCTCCGCTCGCACGGCGTGAACGTCTGA